A section of the Roseovarius sp. W115 genome encodes:
- a CDS encoding glutathione S-transferase family protein, producing MLTIYGRTTSSNVQLVMWFIGELQLPHERLDYGHVYGGLDTPEFGALNPHRKIPVLKDGDLVVWESASILRYLAATYDDGGAFWPKDASERARIDKWAEWGKNELCNNFTVPIFWSRVRTAAANRDAGKLAAAISNFDAYMSILATQLGDQPFVCGQNLTTADIVIGHLLFRWFTMDIPRAENPRVEMYYQRLTERSAYREHVMVSYEPLRVEGA from the coding sequence ATGTTGACGATCTATGGGCGCACGACCTCTTCCAACGTGCAACTGGTCATGTGGTTTATCGGGGAACTACAGCTTCCGCATGAGCGGCTGGACTACGGGCATGTGTATGGCGGGCTTGATACGCCGGAGTTCGGCGCGTTGAACCCACACCGCAAAATCCCTGTTCTGAAAGATGGCGATCTGGTTGTCTGGGAGAGTGCGTCGATCCTGCGATACCTTGCGGCGACCTATGATGATGGCGGAGCATTCTGGCCAAAGGATGCGTCTGAGCGTGCCCGTATCGACAAATGGGCCGAGTGGGGCAAGAACGAGCTGTGCAATAATTTCACCGTGCCGATCTTCTGGTCGCGCGTGCGCACGGCGGCTGCGAACCGGGATGCAGGAAAACTCGCCGCGGCAATCTCAAATTTTGATGCCTACATGTCGATTCTGGCAACCCAGCTGGGCGATCAGCCTTTTGTCTGCGGTCAGAACCTGACCACAGCAGATATCGTCATCGGGCATCTTCTGTTCCGGTGGTTCACGATGGACATTCCGCGCGCAGAAAATCCGCGCGTTGAGATGTACTATCAAAGACTTACAGAGCGATCCGCATATCGCGAGCATGTCATGGTTTCATACGAGCCATTGAGGGTGGAGGGCGCGTGA
- the betC gene encoding choline-sulfatase, protein MTQPNILIFMVDQLNGTLFPDGPADWLHAPNLKKLAARSTRFQNAYTASPLCAPGRASFMSGLLPSRSRVYDNAAEFAADIPTYAHHLRRAGYQTCLSGKMHFVGPDQLHGFEERLTTDIYPADFGWTPDYRKPGERIDWWYHNMGSVTGAGVAEISNQMEYDDEVAYNATRKVYDLARGKDVRPWCLTVSFTHPHDPYVARKKYWDLYEGCAHLVPEVPAMDYADHDPHAQRIFDANDWRNFDITEDDITRSRRAYFANISYLDDKIGEVMEALETTRQEAVILFVSDHGDMLGERGLWFKMCFYEGSSRVPLMISAPDMTPGLVTDPVSTIDVCPTLCALAGADMDEIAPWTTGESLVYLGQGGSRDAPVAMEYAAEASYAPLVSLRYGKWKYTRCVLDPDQLFDLEADPHELTNLADRPEHAGTLTQLRAKSEDRWDLHAFDAQVRESQARRWVVYEALRQGGYYPWDYQPLQKASERYMRNHMDLNIVEENQRFPRGE, encoded by the coding sequence ATGACACAGCCTAACATACTGATTTTCATGGTGGATCAACTCAATGGGACGCTGTTTCCCGATGGGCCCGCCGATTGGCTGCACGCGCCCAACTTGAAAAAACTCGCTGCACGGTCCACGCGCTTTCAAAACGCCTACACCGCCAGCCCGCTTTGTGCGCCGGGCCGGGCCAGCTTCATGTCCGGGCTCTTGCCGTCTCGTAGCCGGGTCTACGATAACGCGGCTGAATTTGCCGCCGATATACCCACCTATGCGCATCATCTGCGTCGAGCAGGTTATCAGACCTGTTTGAGCGGCAAGATGCACTTTGTCGGCCCCGATCAGTTGCACGGCTTTGAAGAACGCCTTACCACCGACATCTACCCGGCTGATTTCGGCTGGACGCCGGATTACCGCAAGCCAGGGGAACGCATCGACTGGTGGTATCACAACATGGGCTCTGTCACCGGTGCAGGCGTGGCCGAGATTTCCAACCAGATGGAATATGACGACGAGGTTGCCTACAACGCCACGCGCAAAGTCTATGATCTGGCCCGTGGCAAGGACGTGCGCCCTTGGTGCCTGACCGTCAGCTTCACACACCCGCATGATCCTTATGTGGCGCGTAAGAAATACTGGGATTTATACGAGGGATGCGCGCATCTGGTGCCCGAAGTTCCGGCGATGGATTATGCGGATCACGACCCGCATGCGCAGCGGATTTTTGATGCCAATGACTGGCGCAATTTCGACATCACAGAAGATGATATCACCCGCTCACGCCGGGCCTATTTCGCCAATATCTCTTATCTCGACGACAAGATCGGTGAGGTGATGGAGGCGCTGGAAACCACAAGACAAGAGGCCGTGATCCTCTTTGTCTCCGATCACGGCGATATGCTGGGGGAACGGGGCCTGTGGTTCAAAATGTGCTTCTACGAGGGCTCGTCCCGCGTGCCGCTGATGATCTCGGCCCCTGACATGACACCGGGGCTTGTGACTGACCCGGTCAGCACAATTGATGTCTGCCCCACGCTTTGCGCGCTGGCCGGTGCGGATATGGACGAAATCGCGCCTTGGACCACCGGTGAGAGCCTGGTTTATTTGGGACAGGGTGGATCCCGGGACGCACCAGTGGCCATGGAATATGCCGCCGAGGCCTCTTATGCGCCGCTCGTGTCGCTGCGCTATGGCAAGTGGAAATACACCCGCTGCGTGCTCGACCCCGATCAGCTCTTTGATCTGGAGGCTGATCCGCATGAGCTGACCAATCTTGCGGACCGTCCCGAGCACGCAGGCACCTTGACGCAGCTGCGCGCCAAATCCGAAGACCGCTGGGATCTGCACGCCTTTGACGCTCAAGTCCGCGAAAGCCAGGCGCGCCGCTGGGTCGTCTATGAGGCGCTGCGCCAGGGCGGATACTACCCCTGGGACTACCAACCCCTGCAAAAGGCATCGGAGCGCTACATGCGCAACCACATGGACCTCAATATTGTCGAGGAAAATCAACGATTTCCGAGGGGCGAGTGA
- the betI gene encoding transcriptional regulator BetI — protein MPKLGMEPIRRSALVEATISEIGAQGSLDVTVSQIARRAGMSSALAHHYFGSKEQIFAAAMRHILTLYGAEVRGAMIMAKTPRDRIEAIIRASFAPAQFRTEMVAAWLNFYVQAQKSDEARRLLHIYQHRLRSNLHHAFRQLAPKDARTLTRGLAAMIDGLYIRQALHKAPLSGEEAIKVLLHYIDTSLPADMRQ, from the coding sequence ATGCCGAAGCTAGGGATGGAACCGATTCGACGCTCGGCTTTGGTCGAGGCGACAATCAGTGAGATTGGCGCGCAAGGCTCACTTGATGTCACGGTAAGCCAGATTGCCCGCCGGGCGGGCATGTCGAGCGCGCTGGCGCATCATTACTTTGGGTCCAAAGAACAGATTTTCGCAGCCGCCATGCGGCACATCCTGACGCTCTATGGGGCCGAGGTGCGGGGTGCGATGATCATGGCCAAGACGCCCCGTGACCGCATTGAGGCCATCATACGCGCCAGTTTCGCGCCTGCGCAGTTCCGCACCGAGATGGTCGCGGCTTGGCTTAATTTTTACGTTCAGGCCCAGAAGTCAGACGAGGCGCGGCGGCTTTTGCATATCTATCAGCACCGGCTGCGCTCTAACCTGCATCATGCCTTTCGCCAGCTTGCCCCCAAGGATGCGCGCACGCTCACTCGCGGCCTCGCGGCGATGATCGACGGTTTGTATATCCGGCAGGCGCTGCACAAAGCGCCGCTCTCGGGCGAAGAAGCCATCAAGGTGCTGTTGCATTACATCGACACATCCTTGCCAGCGGACATGCGTCAATGA
- a CDS encoding ABC transporter substrate-binding protein, producing MSIIKGGLLDRRGFLKTTAATAMAATLPLGGAAYAAPKRGGHLRVGKGHGQTTDTLNPGTWENGFTIGMAFAIHGRLTEVAPDGSLQPELAESWEATADAKTWTFKIREGVTFHSGKPLTPEDVVASLNFHRGEDSTSAAGPLVAPIENMKVDGGNVVVELSGGNADFPFILSDYHLTIHPAKDDTIDWESGDGCGSYILKEKNFGVSITMERNPNHWRDTVGFFDSIEMLALVDQNARTTALVSGDVDVVDRVDLKTVGLLERNANLAIHSVAGTQHYTFAMSTNQAPFDDNNVRQALKYAINREEMVEKILFGYGSVGNDIPVGQGQLYYNTELEQKTYDPDKAKFYLKEAGLDSLEVSLSAADAAFAGAVDAGVLFQNSAKAAGIDLTVVREPNDGYWSDVWMKKPFSAVYWSGRPVQDQMFATAYSCGADWNDSFWCHDRFEALMVEARAELDPAKRQEMYFEMQDIVSNQGGVIIPMFANYVFATSNKLKTPEAMGSNWDMDGERWAERWSFA from the coding sequence ATGTCGATCATCAAAGGCGGCTTGCTTGACCGCCGTGGATTTCTAAAGACAACCGCCGCAACGGCCATGGCAGCAACTCTGCCATTGGGTGGCGCGGCTTATGCTGCGCCCAAGCGCGGTGGGCATCTTCGGGTTGGGAAAGGCCACGGCCAGACCACCGACACGCTGAACCCGGGCACATGGGAAAACGGCTTCACCATTGGCATGGCCTTTGCCATCCATGGTCGCCTGACCGAAGTGGCGCCAGATGGCTCGTTGCAGCCTGAACTGGCCGAAAGCTGGGAAGCCACCGCAGACGCCAAGACCTGGACCTTCAAGATCCGCGAAGGTGTGACCTTCCACTCGGGCAAACCTTTGACGCCCGAAGACGTGGTCGCCTCGCTGAACTTCCACCGGGGCGAGGATTCAACCTCGGCGGCGGGTCCACTGGTCGCACCGATTGAAAACATGAAGGTCGATGGCGGCAACGTTGTTGTCGAATTGTCAGGCGGCAACGCGGACTTCCCCTTCATTCTGTCGGATTATCACCTGACCATCCACCCGGCAAAAGACGATACCATTGATTGGGAATCCGGCGATGGCTGCGGCAGCTACATCCTGAAGGAGAAAAACTTCGGTGTTAGCATTACAATGGAGCGCAATCCGAACCATTGGCGCGACACTGTTGGGTTCTTTGACAGCATCGAAATGCTGGCGCTTGTGGATCAGAACGCGCGGACAACCGCGTTGGTGTCCGGCGATGTCGATGTGGTTGACCGGGTCGACCTTAAGACAGTGGGCCTTCTGGAGCGTAACGCAAACCTCGCCATCCATTCGGTGGCAGGCACGCAGCACTACACCTTCGCGATGTCCACCAACCAGGCGCCGTTTGACGACAACAATGTGCGTCAGGCCCTGAAATACGCCATCAACCGCGAAGAAATGGTCGAGAAGATCCTCTTCGGCTATGGCTCTGTCGGCAACGATATCCCCGTTGGTCAAGGTCAGCTCTATTACAACACCGAGCTTGAGCAAAAGACCTACGATCCGGACAAGGCCAAATTCTACCTCAAGGAAGCCGGTCTCGACAGCCTTGAGGTCAGCCTCTCGGCAGCGGACGCGGCCTTTGCGGGTGCGGTCGATGCCGGTGTTCTCTTCCAGAACTCGGCCAAGGCGGCCGGTATTGACCTCACTGTCGTGCGGGAGCCAAACGACGGCTACTGGTCAGACGTCTGGATGAAAAAACCATTCTCGGCTGTGTACTGGTCGGGTCGTCCGGTTCAGGATCAGATGTTTGCCACCGCCTACAGCTGTGGCGCGGACTGGAATGACAGCTTCTGGTGCCATGACCGGTTTGAGGCCCTCATGGTTGAGGCTCGGGCTGAACTCGACCCAGCCAAGCGCCAGGAGATGTATTTCGAAATGCAGGACATCGTCTCAAACCAGGGCGGCGTCATTATCCCGATGTTTGCAAACTATGTCTTCGCAACATCCAATAAGCTCAAAACGCCAGAGGCGATGGGCTCGAACTGGGATATGGACGGCGAACGCTGGGCCGAGCGCTGGTCCTTCGCCTAA
- a CDS encoding DMT family transporter, translating into MTSEQNARPGWGIFWMVVTGLQFVGVTALVKLLGTRIPAPEAAFLRYVLGLVFLIPMLGTLSRVRLDRGTLGLFAARGVAHSLGVGLWFFAMARIPIADVTAMNYLSPIYVTLGAAIFLGEKLALRRVLAIFVALIGALIILRPGFREVGPGHLAMIFTAIVFGASYLLAKMLSERCSPGLVVAMLSITVTIGLAPVALANWVTPTSYELLVLFGVAALATGGHYTMTLAFRAAPLAITQPVSFLQLVWAVALGLVVFGEPFDPWVILGGMVIVAAVSFISWREAILKRRAITPTVTQTKV; encoded by the coding sequence ATGACGTCTGAGCAAAATGCACGGCCCGGGTGGGGTATCTTCTGGATGGTGGTGACCGGGCTGCAGTTTGTGGGTGTCACTGCGCTGGTCAAACTTTTGGGCACGCGCATTCCGGCCCCTGAGGCGGCGTTTCTGCGCTATGTGCTTGGGTTGGTGTTTCTTATTCCGATGCTGGGCACGCTGAGCCGGGTGCGGCTGGATCGAGGCACTCTGGGACTTTTCGCCGCGCGCGGCGTGGCGCATTCCCTAGGCGTCGGGCTTTGGTTTTTTGCCATGGCGCGCATTCCCATCGCGGATGTCACCGCGATGAACTACCTCTCCCCCATCTACGTGACGCTGGGGGCCGCGATCTTTCTGGGAGAAAAGCTGGCGCTGCGCCGGGTGCTGGCCATTTTTGTGGCTCTCATAGGTGCGCTGATCATTCTGCGCCCCGGGTTTCGCGAGGTGGGGCCAGGGCATTTGGCGATGATCTTTACCGCGATTGTCTTTGGGGCCTCCTATCTTCTGGCCAAGATGCTCTCAGAACGGTGCAGCCCCGGGCTGGTGGTGGCGATGCTTTCGATCACTGTGACGATTGGATTGGCACCTGTTGCGCTTGCCAATTGGGTGACGCCGACATCTTATGAGCTTTTGGTGCTGTTCGGTGTGGCCGCACTGGCCACAGGCGGGCATTACACAATGACGCTGGCCTTCCGCGCCGCCCCGCTGGCCATCACACAGCCGGTGTCGTTTCTGCAACTGGTCTGGGCTGTGGCGCTGGGGCTTGTGGTCTTCGGCGAACCGTTTGATCCCTGGGTCATCCTGGGCGGTATGGTGATCGTGGCCGCCGTCAGCTTTATCAGCTGGCGCGAAGCCATCCTAAAGCGCCGTGCGATCACGCCGACGGTCACCCAGACAAAGGTGTAA
- a CDS encoding CAP domain-containing protein, which translates to MGLRFLTICALAMALVATPLTAQELRDASGSARAWLNDYRAQKNAPALGTSPQLTKAAAAHARDMARKGFFSHQGSDGSSVADRVHRQGYGYCFVAENIAKGQRDLGAVLQSWAGSKGHRRNMLSREAREFALVQGPGNIWVMVLGRAGC; encoded by the coding sequence ATGGGACTCCGATTTCTAACCATCTGTGCGCTCGCCATGGCTCTGGTCGCGACACCTCTGACCGCCCAAGAGCTTCGTGATGCCAGTGGTTCGGCCCGCGCCTGGCTCAATGACTACCGCGCGCAAAAAAATGCTCCGGCCCTTGGAACGTCACCTCAACTGACAAAGGCCGCCGCCGCCCACGCACGCGACATGGCGCGCAAAGGGTTCTTCAGCCATCAGGGGTCTGACGGAAGCTCGGTGGCCGATCGTGTGCACCGTCAGGGATATGGGTATTGCTTCGTGGCCGAGAATATCGCCAAGGGGCAACGCGATCTGGGGGCTGTCTTGCAAAGCTGGGCAGGGTCCAAGGGACACAGACGCAACATGCTTAGCCGTGAGGCGCGCGAATTCGCACTGGTGCAAGGACCTGGCAATATATGGGTGATGGTCTTAGGCAGAGCCGGTTGCTGA
- a CDS encoding acyl-CoA dehydrogenase family protein: MQLGMRPEAEQKLAAVRDMVRDEITPLNAEYHAEIEKGDRWAFTPRQAEILEGLKARAKAAGLWNFWLTDHDRGMDLSTVEYAYFAEEMGKTPLGAEVFNCNAPDTGNMEVFVKYGTGDMKSRWLEPLLEGEIRSAYLMTEPDVASSDATNIAMSCVRDGGDYVLNGEKWWATGAGDPRCAVYIVMVCTGGEDAPKHQRHSMIVVPSDAPGIEKLRPMQVYGADDAPHGHMHIRFTNVRVPAENLLLGEGRGFEIAQGRLGPGRIHHCMRAIGQAEAALELMCRRSLEREAFGKPLVQLGANFDILAEARMEIEQARLLCLKAAWMMDQGDARAAAPWIHQIKVVAPRMALKVVDEAVQMFGAQGISQDTELAAMWTHLRTLRLADGPDAVHRRQVARAELRKYSQAKF, from the coding sequence ATGCAGCTTGGAATGAGGCCAGAGGCAGAGCAAAAGCTGGCCGCGGTGCGCGACATGGTGCGTGACGAGATCACGCCGCTGAATGCAGAGTATCACGCCGAGATTGAAAAAGGCGACCGCTGGGCTTTCACACCCCGGCAGGCGGAAATTCTGGAAGGGCTGAAGGCGCGCGCCAAGGCGGCGGGATTGTGGAATTTCTGGCTGACCGATCATGACCGCGGCATGGATCTGAGCACGGTGGAATACGCCTATTTTGCCGAAGAAATGGGAAAAACTCCTTTGGGCGCAGAAGTTTTCAACTGCAACGCGCCGGATACCGGGAACATGGAGGTTTTCGTCAAATACGGCACGGGTGACATGAAATCCCGTTGGTTGGAGCCGCTGCTGGAGGGGGAGATCCGATCCGCCTACCTGATGACGGAACCGGATGTGGCCAGTTCAGATGCCACCAACATTGCCATGTCCTGTGTGCGGGATGGTGGTGACTATGTGCTGAATGGCGAAAAGTGGTGGGCCACGGGGGCAGGGGACCCGCGCTGTGCGGTTTACATTGTCATGGTGTGCACGGGCGGTGAGGACGCGCCAAAGCACCAACGCCATTCGATGATTGTGGTTCCCTCAGATGCGCCGGGCATCGAAAAACTGCGCCCGATGCAGGTCTATGGCGCCGATGATGCGCCGCATGGGCATATGCATATTCGATTTACGAATGTACGTGTGCCCGCAGAAAACCTGCTTTTGGGGGAGGGACGCGGGTTTGAGATTGCCCAAGGGCGGCTTGGACCGGGGCGCATCCACCATTGCATGCGTGCCATTGGTCAGGCCGAGGCCGCGCTGGAACTTATGTGCCGCCGGTCGCTGGAGCGGGAAGCCTTTGGCAAGCCTTTGGTGCAGCTTGGCGCAAATTTCGACATTCTGGCCGAGGCGCGGATGGAAATTGAGCAGGCGCGGCTTTTGTGCCTCAAGGCGGCCTGGATGATGGATCAGGGCGATGCCCGTGCCGCTGCGCCCTGGATTCATCAGATCAAGGTTGTGGCGCCACGCATGGCCTTGAAGGTCGTTGATGAGGCGGTGCAGATGTTCGGCGCGCAGGGCATTTCACAAGACACCGAGCTGGCGGCCATGTGGACCCACCTGCGCACGCTGCGGCTGGCCGATGGGCCCGATGCGGTGCATCGCAGGCAGGTGGCGCGGGCAGAGTTGCGCAAATATTCTCAAGCGAAGTTTTAA
- a CDS encoding helix-turn-helix domain-containing protein gives MPHPVDVHVGKRIRHRRWLVGMTQQQLAESVGIKFQQIQKYETGANRVSASRLWDIAGSMDVDVSFFFEGLERASEKKQSTDAAPADLLGDKEALDLVRSYYSIPENQRRRLFDLARVLSDVA, from the coding sequence ATGCCGCACCCCGTAGATGTGCATGTCGGTAAACGGATACGTCATCGCAGATGGCTTGTCGGGATGACGCAGCAACAACTTGCTGAAAGTGTCGGAATAAAATTCCAGCAGATTCAGAAGTACGAAACCGGTGCCAATAGAGTGAGCGCATCACGCCTTTGGGATATTGCCGGATCCATGGATGTGGACGTGAGTTTCTTTTTCGAAGGGCTCGAACGAGCCTCTGAGAAAAAGCAGTCCACGGATGCAGCGCCAGCGGATCTTTTGGGAGACAAGGAAGCACTGGATTTGGTCCGGTCCTACTACTCGATCCCGGAAAACCAACGCCGTCGCCTGTTTGATCTTGCTCGTGTCCTGAGCGACGTGGCTTGA
- a CDS encoding inositol monophosphatase family protein — protein sequence MDQSDIVETAHALADAARDATLPWFRTKNLQAENKAASSKPFDPVTRADRAAEEAMRKVLAERRPDDAILGEEFGATGGRTGLTWVLDPIDGTRGFLTGTPTWGVLIAISDENGPFYGLIDQPYIGERFEGGLGRAEMSGPHGRRSLATCGNRPLGEANLFTTFPEVGSKTEGEAFRAVADRVQFARYGMDCYAYALLASGQVDLVIEAGLNAYDIQAPIAVIEAAGGVVTDWRGGPAHHGGQVVAAAGRMQHKAALGILSDFV from the coding sequence ATGGACCAGTCAGATATCGTCGAAACAGCGCACGCGCTGGCAGATGCGGCGCGTGACGCCACTTTACCTTGGTTTCGCACCAAGAACCTTCAGGCCGAGAATAAGGCCGCTTCCTCTAAACCTTTCGATCCTGTGACCCGCGCAGACCGCGCGGCCGAAGAGGCGATGCGCAAAGTGCTGGCGGAGCGCCGGCCCGATGATGCCATTTTGGGGGAGGAATTCGGGGCCACAGGCGGGCGCACCGGACTGACCTGGGTGCTGGACCCGATTGATGGAACGCGCGGATTTTTGACCGGCACGCCGACCTGGGGCGTCCTGATCGCGATCTCGGACGAGAACGGGCCGTTCTACGGCCTTATCGATCAGCCCTATATCGGCGAGCGTTTCGAAGGCGGGCTGGGACGGGCCGAGATGTCAGGGCCTCATGGACGTAGATCACTCGCGACCTGCGGCAACCGTCCGCTCGGAGAGGCAAACCTCTTCACCACCTTTCCTGAAGTTGGCAGTAAGACCGAAGGCGAAGCCTTTCGCGCGGTTGCTGATCGTGTGCAATTCGCACGCTATGGGATGGATTGCTATGCCTATGCGCTTCTCGCCTCAGGGCAAGTGGATCTGGTGATTGAAGCCGGCCTAAACGCCTATGACATACAAGCGCCCATTGCGGTGATCGAGGCCGCAGGCGGTGTTGTCACGGATTGGCGCGGCGGACCGGCGCATCACGGCGGACAGGTCGTTGCCGCTGCCGGGCGGATGCAGCACAAGGCGGCGCTGGGCATTCTGTCGGACTTTGTTTGA